The window TGGAACATGAAATCAGGATTTTTTCATGAAGATCCCCTTGGTTCGTAAGTGCATGGGCAGACACAATTAAGAGTTTTCAATATAGGAGtgaataagtacctattagcAATTTAGATAGAAATAAAAGCTTAAAAGGCAACCGGAATTTTGACCCCTAATTTCTAGAAATGTCTTTTAACCGCCAAATGCATAGGAACAGATGACATGGTACTAAATAATTTGTCATATAAAAAgccttttatataaaaagaataacatCATGATTGTATGTTATAATCTTTCAGTAAACCATGTCAGCAGACAAAGTATTCTACTCCCGGTCAGAGGGCATTCCCTCAGAGGGAGTGAAGGACCAGTACGCCGACGGGAAGGCCGCAAGGGCCTGGAACAAGTTCATAGGAGACAGTAACCAACGCACCCAGAACTATAAGGACTTCCTCATCGGTTTGCTGAAGAAACATGGCTGCAAGCGTGTCCTTGATATAGCCTGTGGAACTGGGTGAGTTTCATTATGCCTGGGATAGGAGAGGTGACAAAGGAATACATAACTAAATTATACGtgcaaaaagttttatttaaaatgttacgTTTGTTCGTCTTTGTTGCGTCTTCCATGGGAAGGTTTAAGTCAGCCTTTGACCACATTTCGGGAGTTTATGGAGCATTTTGTAGGGGGGCGAGGTAAGGTCCCACGATCATGCTAACCCGAACCTAACCCAATTTGCCGATTTCCTCTCACAATGAGAGCATCGGCTTACACCCAAAATAATGTAAACGTAGGTATATTTACTACCTACTTTCTTACTTTCTACCTAATTACTTCCGCTCGCGGATATTTGGTAACTACCTACTCATATTATTTTCGaaaattaggtaggtactctaaACAAACCCAAGTAAAGAAGGTCGATTACCGGCTCGTCGACCTTACCCTATAAGTAACTATATAAATTCATGTTTGTGAACGATTTTTTGTGAGTCACAAGTCACAacgaaaaagtttaaaaatggaatcttaattaaaagttCCATAGGATCCCAGTTGATTTCTGCACAGTTGAGTAaaacaatgataaaattacGCAATATTACGAAACACAACTACGTAAGGTTTCCTTCAACAACATGATCAATAGAATCGTTATCTCGCAATTTGAGAGTCACTCTCCTGATAAACTTGACCTTAGTCAATGTTTGTCGTGAAGCGTTAAAACAAACGTAGCTACCTACAGTGGCCTAGGTGATAAATTATACATCTTCACCTCATATTAAACTTAGCCAATACTCTCAATTAACAGTTCTccagatcgtggcaagtggaaagatgtagtctctgcctacccctccgggaaagaggcgtgattttatgtatgcactagcgacccgccccggcttagCACGGGTGcagaattataaatgttattatacataaaaaccttcctcttgaatcactctacctgttacaaaaaaccgcatcaacaTCCGttgagtaattttaaagatttaagcatacagacaaacagactaaaatagcgactttgttttatactatgtagtgatgatgtatttacatacatcatcactacatagtataaaacaaaacttggAAAACGGTTACCCGTTTTCCAAGTAGTCCCATTACAGCTGCTAATGTTCTGCTagctaacaaaaaaatattgtgtctGCTAGCTGATTCTCTTACCACGCAGATTGTAAAGATTAAGAAgcgatttataaattttcttctaGAATTTTTCGGCTAGCAACGGTACGCCACTAATGGAGTTAGATTTCAGAAATAGTACGAACCTTGtgaagctaaacgtggccttctaTTCTGTTATTATTGACGTTGTCTAGCCCGtgagaataaagacgtgatgtgtgTGATTTTTTCAGGATAGATTCCATGATGCTTGTTGAAGAAGGATTCAAGATGGTATCAATAGATGCATCCGACAAGATGTTGAAACATGCTTTAAAAGCGCGTTGGGAGCGGAGAAAGGACCCGAAATATGACGAGTGgagtaagttaatttttaatattaaggtatttcagtattttcagcTACAAGCCGCCGAATCCATGCCATttggaaacatacatacatatggtcacgtctatatcccttccggggcagacagagccaatagtcttgaaaagactgaatggccacattcagctatttggcttaatgatagaattgagattcaaatagtgacaggttgctagtccatcgcctcaaaataatcccaagtttataagcctatccgctagttagtcgccttttacgacacccatgggaaagagatggagtggttctattcttttttgtattggtgccggggaccacacggcaccatggaaacatgtaaaaacttatttttgtaaaaataaagttagtctgttttttaaattcaatattgacttaggcatttgtcttccatctcatCTGTTGGTAAGTAATGATGAAGACGAATATATTACATGCCTATCCAAGAGATACCCATTTTTTCTACTTCTGAATGTTCGCGGAAACTTTTTCGCCCTTATATCAACCCACCATTGGATTTTTTGTAGCTCTTTAAGTGGCGCATATTGGCAAGACATTTTTCTCTTCATACACCCTCTACGACATCAAAGAGAAAAGATGAAGTGGGTACTAATTGCGTATGCCCCAGTTGCGTCCTGCCTGAAGACCAGTGTCTTCAACTGTCTATACAATAGACACTCACTCCTGAGAGCAAGAAagtaatgtaaacaaaaacgaTAAATTTATGCTTACGATGcgataaattatacttacttattattactacttgacggcctctgtggcgcagcggtagtgcgcttgtctgtgtcaccggaggtcccgggttcgaatcccggccagggcatgatgagaaacgaactttctctgattggcctgggtcttggatgtttatctatatacgtatttattataaaatatagtatcgttgagttagtatctcgtaacacaagtatcgaacttacttcgaggctaactcaatctgtgtaatttgtcccgtatataaaaaaaaaaaaaacttactgtagcgggagcgatgattcggctcgaccgccaccaaagggaagatcttccgccaggctaggtgttatgcctggggaatcgcggctccgacgatgttgtgtcggaggttgtatatatagctccaatccgtgaaatctttgaaatcgcgtcttagattcttcgctgctattggttgagcgcgtcaatttcttcgagatgattgacagtagttgtgaGATTAGATGTTGtggcgagtggcgtagagatgtcgccacagtactcccccccaagaccggaggtctgaagtcttgatcttgctgtgcaatctgtgcttcagtagcttgcaagtgccagttgtcttccagtgaatcggaagttgctcgaagtcctagtgagtcaggagtgagccgttgcgttgctcgtagtctgcggtgagtcgagacagtagagagcgaagtcggCTTGTTAGCGCCGGAAGatatcgtgcagagctgcaacgctggagagaagagcggccgtcgaagatatccaggcgtgggctgcgatagatgcgtcggtcgctgaagtcgatgagagtgagtgcgggtggagacaggaccaggaagctcgttgcgttggctgcgatggacctgctgcgatacccagttgctggcttgctgtgagactgcttgcagagtgaggagtgatgctgaggattggagttgatgaaGATGGAGAAGGTTtcttccaatcacgtcggggtcaccaatgtagcgggagcgatgattcggctcgaccgccaccaaagggaagatcttccgccaggctaggtgttatgcctggggaatcgcggctccgacgatgttgtgtcggaggttgtatatatagctccaatccgtgaaatctttgaaatcgcgtcttagattcttcgctgctattggttgagcgcgtcaatttcttcgagatgattgacagtagttgtgaGATAAGATGTTGtggcgagtggcgtagagatgtcgccacattacctacgataaaaaaatttttctttatcttaTACACAGTAATCGAAGAAGCCAACTGGGAGACATTGCCTCAAGACATCAACGCCTTCCTCCCTGGTGTTACCTTCGACGCCGTCATCTGCCTAGGGAACTCCTTCGCCCATCTTCTGGACGAGTACGAAGACCAGAGGACCCAGAGGATGTGCCTGAAGAACTTCGCCAAGTGCCTCAAACCCGGAGGTCTGCTGTTCATAGACCATAGGAATTATGACGCCATGATTAATAGTGGGGCAACGCCGGGGCactctatttattataatgtgaGTAACCATTTCAGAGATATGACTCTCATATTTTGTACAACAAAGTAAACAAGCATACCTACGGTTCGTCTGATGGTAACAGTTCAGACGCCTTTTGGCAACCAATGTTGGTACTAGGTACTTGGTGATGCAAAAGTGACCTTTAATTCTTATTAATAAGAGCACACTTGCCTTCCAATAAAAGTCTGGTcaataatcccaagttattcAAATACGTGAAgattacaatataatataaatatctgataatatattagagtgccgtgtagttcccggcaccaatacaaaaaagaataggaccactccattacccatggatgtcgtaaaaggcgactaagggaaaggcttacaaacttggaattcctttttaggcgatgggtttgcaacctgtcactattttaatctcaattctatcattaagccaaatagctgaacgtggtcattcggtcttttcaagactgttggctctgtctaccccgcaagggatatagacgtgaccatatgtaggtatgtatgtatattagagTAATTGTAGTGGCCTATTGTACCTTTTTGATCGCATACAAAGCGCAATAAGTTATGATTACTTAAATGAACTGAAGGGGGAATATAAGTTCTATATAAACTGTACCTAGATAAATTATCGtagatgaaatgaaatgactacttattacattttataagatagaaagataaaactctttattgcaccataggaataaaaaaatacaaaccagcacaaaacagatagagatggtacaaaggcggacttatcgctaatgcaatctcttccagtcaaccttacaAATAATAACCTTATAAGTATCTACTTATAGAGTTGTTGTTAAAAACATGTTATTGCCAAGCGGATTcgatatataaacaaacagactTGCATTCACCTGTGGGTATGGTAGGTATATTGGAAATTTTCcaatcttcttcttcgtcgttacctttttCAATATCCGTTTCTGTATAGCAGACTATGTATTACGTCATTAAACTAGGTATCTATATCTACAATATTTTAGCATAATCCATTCACAGACtcgataatatttattatattttggaaACGAGATGTCCGATAACATATTATTTGCACCAAACTTATCTATAATGACGTGtggaattttaaaacaataatatttttgtgggAACATTTTATATCCAGGCTGAATGAAGTAATcatatacctaattataagtaggtatattatcactgataaaaaaatgaggtataataaattaacaattgtCAAAGGTCTACACTAAGCAGTAAGCTTGTGTCGTAGGTCGGATGCCTCCAAACAGAAATGAAATTACACAATCTGCAGACAAATATTtgtgatgccgtgtggttcccggcaccaatacaaaaaagaataggaccactccatctctttcccgtggatgtcgtaaaaggcgactaagggataggcttacaaacttgggattcttcttttaggcgatgggctagcaacctgtcactatttgaatctcaattctatcattaagccaaatagctgaacgtggccattcagtcttttcaagactgttggctctgtctaccccgtaagggatatagacgtgatgatatgagGCACGCAACCACGCACAgaaatcataaatattatatttaccgATTTTTGTTTGAGTAGTTACCTACCTACAACAATCACCCACaatatctacttatatatttttggatACACTTTTCCTAGTATTTAGTTATAAATCAGATACTTAACAtaattcgaaacgtccgagataaaatataagtacgtAAATTGCACGCTAaataatacctgtattatttatgaatagtaTAATgtaacgcgaaagtttaaaatgagTTATAGATGATGTGTTAAGATACCTAaagagtaaatttatttgacttaGTGGCATATGATATTAGCTGaaggaaatatgttttatactaCACCTTTTGTTAAACCTtatcaaaagcaaataaagattatattcTGTTCctgttgatataaaataaatgtttatttcagtGCAAATATCCAGTAGACATCAAGACTTCAGTGTTGGTTGTCCGAGGAAAACCTGAACTTGTAACCTTGGACTACTGCTTAGATGGGGCCCTTGGTGATGGTGAAAAGAggcaagatttttttatctagaCTATTCTGATCCAGTGCTAAGCAACAGCCTCCCCTCCCTTCTTTCAAACTTCGCTATCTAATGTCTCTTCCATCCTAATTTCAAATCAGATTCAATATCATTATAAGtgctaaaatatttcaatttataatgtttaacaaaacaatatctGGCATCTATTCTTTAGGCATTTATCCTTGGCTCGGTGCTAGTCTAGTGTTAATGTTTCAAGGGTCAGAGGAAAGTCATTCTGTCTTAACTTTAAAGTCTAAAAATCGCAGTAACGTCATCAAAGTAACCTACTGGGCCCATAAGCTAACTTAGGTTGTGGGCCCAGGGTTATAAGGCGAGTCTAGGAATACACTCAGATAAAGATAACAACCTGGAAGTGTATCAGTATATCCatctatctataaaaatacctatctgttttatttttcataataccGTGACTTTAACTTTTAccaaatttatatgttttattacagTGACTTCCGACTGTGCTATTACCCTCACAAATTAGAGAGGTTCACGGAGATGTTGCATGAGGCGTTCGACAATCGCGGGAAGCACCAGCTCTTCGCAGACTTCAAGCCCATAGACCAGGTGCCCGTGCCCGGCTTTTACATCCACGTGATGCAGAagggaaaagactgaatgttaaataaatgttactgTTTGTTATCTATgcagtttttatttctataacttTTAGAGTATTATCAGACACAATAACGCAACTTCAacttctttttaagactattggcgcTGTCTGTCCCGTATTTGCTCCTCttctgtttaataaaaaaaatacttgaggAAAATACAAGTACCTACAATCTCTAGACTTTATCGTTTAGCGATGTGAGTATAAAACGTAAGAAAACgtgtgttattttatgttatgaattacatatatctataacaatttcaaaaaatatctgTAGGTAACTAGTTAGGtacctttataattttagtacatTTCTGTAAAATTGAAACATGACTGTAGGTGTTCATTTCACGGTACATAGGcagcattttatattttgttataactaTGAAACGATACGACACTATGGATTCGaatgagatttaaaatttgagcACAGAATTAATTTGAGTACCTCACAATATTACTACATTTTCTCATTACAAAGGTGTCGTAAAATGAAACGTAGTTCATTTTCAGAGTGACGTCACATTGACGTCATTAGCGTTACGTACTTTTCTGACATTTGACATTTGAATGGGCAATGCGTTTCCTTTTGTTTGtacattttgaaaatgaaaaatgcagTGAAAccgtttatatataaaatcgcAATGATTACTTTTTTTGGCGAAATATTTAGCGGccgtatttgttttatttgaaacttgtttttgtgttttggGAGTGTTTCGCAAATAAATGTGTTAAATTTGTGGTGAAATTTTTCATGATGAAGCCAGGAAAGAGTGTGGATGTGAGGGAGGAGATAGCAGAAGTACACACGGCCGCTCGTTCGCCGTCTCCGAAGCACAAAACCAAAGCCAGACCAAGATCTAGATCGGGATCTCGTAAACTATCAAATGGTCATACGGAAGGCCTAGATGCAATCGAGATGGCTCCTGCGGTCGAAGAAACCTCCTCGGATAAGGTTAAAACTCGAGAAAGTTGGATAAAGTCAGAGCACGAGTCTTTAGACGTAGAACTTCCCATACATGACCAAATTAAGCAAGGCATTCTTGGTTTTGTAGAGAAAGAGTTCAAGAAAAGTGATAAGAACCcttcttttgtattttactCTCATGATCCTAATGGTTTGGATGAGAAGTTCATGAAAACATTGTCAAGACCTTCCAGTGGACACAAGGAGAAAAGGAGCCCTTCATACAGGAAAAAGAAAAGGCATTCATCTAGGCACAGGGATAGAGATTTACATGATTTTGAGATCCCTGGCTCAAGCCTGAGTGCTCTagagaaagtaagtttatatataggcaataaaatgtttacaaatctatattcataaatattatgagtttaatttaattagatttatataagtcacatttatatttaatttcatttatagtttattttattactcttAAGTTGggtaacattttaaatttaatgcaaagaaaaaaaatgaagtcTCTATGGTTTGTAGGcaactatttttatatgcaTAACATAATTTCTTCTCTAATAGTTTTTGATTTTCTGTAGTCTTTTATTCTCTTTCTATAGGTTTATAGCAAGGAGAttgattcttttaatttattgtgtgGTTCCACTAActtccaaattatttttttcaggttGATGACTATTTGAAGGAGTACAATAAAGATGAAGTAGTGACACTTAGCGGGGAGTTAGAAATAGAGGCGAATGATGTTGAGAACAATAACGGAACAAGCAAAGAACTGAGACACAAGCCGAGGAAGACACGGAGGAAAACTAGAGAGGAACGGCAGGAAAGTAACATGAATGGTAGAGATGTCAGTCCTAAAGTCTTCAAAACAGGCGCCAAGATCAAGACAGGAGGTAAACCTGGTaagcatttaaataaaatatatacatatatatgggataaattatactaattgagttagcctcaaagtaagttcgagacttgtgttacgtgatactaactcaacgatactatattttataataaatacttatatagataaaacatcacaacaaacatccaagacccaggccaatcagaaaaagttcgtttctcatcatccctggccgagattcgaacccgggacctccggccttcacagacaagcgtactactgcTGCGCAACAGAGGCCGCCAAAGCATGacttattaactttattatttttaaaaacagtttGTATCAAGCTGGTATTCtgtccaaataaaatatctgtacctatgtaaatattaactCTTCatagtcaaataaattttattctatgttTTAGTCCGACCCACAGACCTAACAACAATGCTGGAAAGTCTTGAGTCCAATATGCCATATCATGACCAGTATATAGACAACCCGTTCTCATCACCATCTCCACTGACATCACCGAACGATGAACGACTAGGTCCATTTGGATCAAATCGACCGGAAAAGATTTACCTGCAAGGAGGCGGGACTTTTAGGGCAGTGTCGCGAGACAGGATTCTGGAGTCACAACAGTCTCGAGAGGGGGATAAATATTTGAGGTGAAGTCTATATTCAActctttattttgtataatttcagGTTCAGTAACTATTGTCAATAATTTCTCATCAACTAACATTTTACTAATGCGTTATTATGTGTTTATAGATGTATTTAAATCACTTATcatcaggtgagatggaagacaaatacgtaaaacaatattgacaaaaaaaatcaacattgTGACTCTCTCAACACAACAACTCTAATCATGAACAATTtcagattttaaataagtaatatttcttatattgtgTTTTGATATACTTAGgtagttttttataatagcTATATTCTTTATCTATAGCATGACGATGATatattatcctactaatataataaatgcgaaagtttgtgagtatgtcaggatgtcagtatggatgtttgttactctttcacgcaaaaactactgaaccgattacgatgagattttttatgtatgtaggtagctgaaaaccCAGAATAAATATGGGCtattttttatcccggagttcccgcgggattgatagggtttccatgcggacaaagtcgctGGCGgcgtctacatacatacacacatataatcacgtctatatcccttgcggggtagacagagccaacagtcgattgataggccacgttcagctttttggcttgattatacaattcagattcaaatagtgacaggttgctaccccatcgcctaaaaaaagaatcacaagtttgtaagcctttccctggATGGATAtttggatatcgtaaaaggcgactagcctagggaaagagatggagtggtcctatgtcaggaaccacaaggcactttAGTAGTAATATATATGTCGTCGGCGtctagtttaaatatatattgtttcaTTGCAGTGCCCACCAGGGCCCTTAATGGTTCGATATTATCACACAAACATCTGTATTTTACATTAAggaagcaataaataaataaatatatatatatatatatatatcctatAACAGACTCgtgtgccgtgccgtgtggttcccggcaccaatacaaaaaagaataggaccactcccatctctttctcatggatgtcgtaaaaggcgacttagggataggcttacaaacttgggattattttttaggcgatgggctagcaacctgtcactatttgaatctcaattctatcgttaagccaaatagctgaacgtggccattcagtcttttcaagattgttggctctgtctaccccgcaagggatatagacgtgacgatatgtatgtatgtataacagaCTCGGTGATTTGACGCCCCTGGACGTGGCGATCTTCGGTCAGAGAGCGTGTACTCGAGAGTATACCTACTCTCTAGCAGCGCCCTATAAAGTATACAACATTGTATATCCTATAACAGACTCGGTGATTTGACGCCCCTGGACGTGGCGATCTTCGGTCAGAGAGCGTGGCGCAGCGTGTCCCGCGCGTGCCCCGGAGTGCTGGGCGGGCTGGCGCTGCTGCACCTGCTGCTGGTGGGCGGCTCCGACGGCCTGGACGCCGCCCACCTGTCGTTTCACGCCGTCCTGACTATGCCATACGTGGCAGCTT is drawn from Amyelois transitella isolate CPQ chromosome 6, ilAmyTran1.1, whole genome shotgun sequence and contains these coding sequences:
- the LOC106139443 gene encoding glycine N-methyltransferase translates to MSADKVFYSRSEGIPSEGVKDQYADGKAARAWNKFIGDSNQRTQNYKDFLIGLLKKHGCKRVLDIACGTGIDSMMLVEEGFKMVSIDASDKMLKHALKARWERRKDPKYDEWIIEEANWETLPQDINAFLPGVTFDAVICLGNSFAHLLDEYEDQRTQRMCLKNFAKCLKPGGLLFIDHRNYDAMINSGATPGHSIYYNCKYPVDIKTSVLVVRGKPELVTLDYCLDGALGDGEKSDFRLCYYPHKLERFTEMLHEAFDNRGKHQLFADFKPIDQVPVPGFYIHVMQKGKD
- the LOC106139441 gene encoding uncharacterized protein LOC106139441 gives rise to the protein MMKPGKSVDVREEIAEVHTAARSPSPKHKTKARPRSRSGSRKLSNGHTEGLDAIEMAPAVEETSSDKVKTRESWIKSEHESLDVELPIHDQIKQGILGFVEKEFKKSDKNPSFVFYSHDPNGLDEKFMKTLSRPSSGHKEKRSPSYRKKKRHSSRHRDRDLHDFEIPGSSLSALEKVDDYLKEYNKDEVVTLSGELEIEANDVENNNGTSKELRHKPRKTRRKTREERQESNMNGRDVSPKVFKTGAKIKTGGKPVRPTDLTTMLESLESNMPYHDQYIDNPFSSPSPLTSPNDERLGPFGSNRPEKIYLQGGGTFRAVSRDRILESQQSREGDKYLRLGDLTPLDVAIFGQRAWRSVSRACPGVLGGLALLHLLLVGGSDGLDAAHLSFHAVLTMPYVAAYYFFCVLCLMCVLDGLDITTMDLSRGLQPHFQSIVLVILYTACLLVCACARGHDEMMLYQYTAMVGDFTNNVTHPTTIPPFYYTWTHFSIWRAVLAILGLVYYIISNPPDMVLANLTKLLQFKHSLQSIG